From Xanthomonas sp. 10-10:
TGGCGGCGGAAAATCCGCCCACGTAGGCCACCAACGCCAGCACCGTGTTGCCCTGGCTCAGCGGCAGGGCCAGCACCACCGCATCGTCCACCACTGCGCTGCCCTTGCCGAACAAGGCGATGCCGGCCGAGGCGATCGGCACCACCATCGCCGAAATGATCACCAGGTACGCGCCGAACAACCAGCGCGCGCGACGGATGTCGCCCACATCGCTGCATTCGACCACGGCCACATGGAATTGCCGCGGCAGGCAGATCACCGCCAGAAAACTTAGCAGCGTCTGCGAAATGAATCCCACCGACGGTGTGTGCTCGAACAAGGTGCGCGCCGAATCGGCGATGCGCAGCTGGTGATCGCTCAGCCACAGCCACGCAAACAGCCCCACCGCCACGATGGCGATCAGCTTGATCACCGACTCCAGCGCGATGGCCAGCATCATGCCGTGGTGGTGCTCGGTGGCATCCACCTGGCGGGTGCCGAACAAGGTGGCGAACAACGCCATCAGCAGCGCCACATACAACGCCGGATCGGCAAAGATCCCGCGCCCGGCGCTGCTATGCCCGGTCAGCACCTCCAGGCTCATCGCCACGGCTTTGTACTGCAGCGCCAGATACGGGACGATGCCGACCAGCGCGATCACCGCCACCAACGCGGCCAGCCGCCGCGAGCGGCCGTAACGCGAGGAAATGAAATCGGCGATGGAGACGGTGTTTTCGGCACGTGCGATCAGCGCCAGCCGCTCGATGATGCGCCAGCCGAACAGCAGCAACAGCAACGGGCCGAGATAGATCGGCAGATAACCGATGCCGTTGCGCACCGCCGAGCCCACCGCGCCATAGAACGTCCACGACGAGCAGTACACCGCCAGCGCCAGGCTGTAGACCGCCGGGCGCAGCCACGGCCGCTCCGGATACATCGGCCGACGGTCGCCCCACCACGCCACCCCGAACAGCAGTGCGGCGTAGCCGACGGAGACCAGCAACAGGATCCAGCTTGAGACCAACGGGCGTTCCTAGGCGGCGCGATGCGAGCCTGGGAGTTTACGCAGTGGGGAACAGCGCGTGGGCGACGGGACGCTTCTGGCGGTGGATTGGGCAGCGGGGCGCGGCGTGTGGACGGCTGGAGGGCTGGCTGCCCCCATCCGCCCTTCGGGCACCTTCCCCCGCAGGCGGGGGAAGGAAGCGTCGCAGATGAAAGCGGAAGGCCGGCCGCCCGTTTTGCCGGCTGTTGGCTTCAGGCTTCTCGATCCCGGATCTGGCCTGGAGCGTTAGCTTTGAGCTGTAGCTGTAGCCCTGTCTGTAGCCCTGTCTGCACCGCTGTCTGTGGCGGTGGCTTTGGCTTTGGCCGTGTCGGTGTCGGTGTCGGTAGCTTTGGCTTTGGCTGTGGCTGTGGCTGTGGCTGTGGCTGTGGCTTTGGCTTTGGCTGTGGCTTTGGCTTTGGCTGTGGCTGTGGCTGTGGCTGTGGCTGTGGCTGTGGCTGTGGCTGTGGCTGTGGCTGTGGCTGTGGCTGTGGCTGTGGCTGTGGCTGTGGCTTTGGCTGTGGCTGTGGCTGTGGCTGTGGCTGTGGCTGTGGCTGTGGCTGTGGCTGTGGCTGTGGCTTTGCCTTTGTCTGTGGCTTTGCCTTTGCCTTTGGCTCTCGCAACGACAATCTCAAAACTGCCGGCAACGTCCCCTCTCCCCCTTGGGGGAGAGGGTGCCCGAAGGGCGGGTGAGGGCCGCGGGTGAGGGCCGCGGGTAAGGACCGCTGGCGACAACAGCCGCAGACGCCCGCTCAGCCCGGCAGACGCACGCGCACCTGATACGTGCGCCCGGCAACGATGCCGTGCACGCGCTGGTCCGGGCAGGGAGCGCCATCCACCTCGACCTCGACCTGCGTGCGCCCCGACTCACGCGTCAACGCAACCTCGAACTGCGCACCGCGAAATTGCCGCGTCACCTGCGCATCGGCCCAATGCGAAGGCAGCTGCGGGCGGATCGCCAACGCATCGCCCTCGCCGACCAGGCCGAACAGACCTTCCAGCACGCAGCGATACACCCAGGCCACCGTGCCGGTGTTGAACAGCTGGCTGGACCGCCCGGCCGTGCGCGGATACTGGTGCCAGGCGCCACGGTAGTAGTTGGGCAACGACACCGGCAGGTGACCGCGCTGCAACACGTCCTCGCGGGTCGGGCCCGGCAGCATCGCGCGCAGGACCTCCCAGGCACGGTCGGCTTCGCCGATCTGGTACAGGCTGTACAGGTAGAACGCCACCGCATGGTTGTAGACCGCACCGTTTTCAGCGGCGCCCGGCCATTTCTGCGTCAAGCGGCCCACGTCATCGCGCATATGCGTATACGCTGGGGCCAGCATCACCGGCCCGTACGGCGTATGCAGCTGCTCGCGCACCGCGTCCAGCAATGCGTCGCGCTGTGCGGCATCGGCGGTGCCGGCCAGCAACGCAAAACTCTGCGGATTGAGATAGATGCGGCCCTCCACATCGTCGGCGATCCCGAAGCGCACACCATCGTCGGTGATGCCGCGCGCATACCAGTTGCCGTCCCACAGTTCGCGGTTGGCATCGGCATTGACCGTGCCCACCGCCTGGCCGAATGTCTCCGCCTGGGCGGCGCGTCCATGCGCGGCGCAGATGTCGGACCACAGCCGCAACGCATAGGCGGTGGCCACGGTGAGCCAGCCGGAGACGCCCTTGCCGCGCCAGCCAACCATGTTCATCGGATCGTTCCAGTCGCCTTGCGCAATGAAGCTCAGGCCGCGCGCATCGCGCGCATCCAGCAACCACTGCATGGCCGCATCCAGCCGCTCGGCCACGCTGAGCACCTGCCCGTCCTGGGTGCGCACCATCGCCTCCAGCACGCTGGCATCGCCGGTTTCGGCAAGATACGCACTCAGGAAAATCGGCAACCACACGCAGTGGTCGGTATGCGGCACCTGGTTGATGTATTTCAGCTCGGCACCTTCCACCAGCAGGATGCCATCCGGCATCGCGCCGCTGGGCTCCTGCTGCGACAAGGCATGCAGCAACGCCGCACGCGCGGTGGCCGGCTGCAGGTAGGCCATACCCATGTGATCCTGCAAATAATTGCGGGTCTGCGGATCGGTAGTCAGGCGATTGACATCGCCGTGATAGAACACCTGCCGCGGCAACCAATGGTTGACCAGGTTGTCCAGCGCCGCATCCGGCGTTGCGATCTGCACGCAACCACGCCCGCCCTGCAGATAGTGCGCGTAGTC
This genomic window contains:
- a CDS encoding NdvB protein, whose product is MSATPLAASDDLSTLLAPSADGARYALYSPTAMPNAGGFLWNRRMMLQLTCRGYATGQFMQPEPSKYAHAPVLEARNFMMPEQPYYAHHPGRFFYLKDEDSGALYSVPHEPVRAPPQAFEFSAGKHDVRWRVQHDDIVVELCVALPTDDAVELWECRVHNASGRARRLSLYVYFPVGYMSWMHQSGGYEPALGGIVCRSVAPYQKVDDYFRQRDFKDCTFLLHEQPPVAWDAQQMAFEGEGGLHAPSAIQAEQLGNSEAHYETPAAALQYRLTLDADAASVYRFAFGPAKDDAEIAAIRARYLSAAGFAAAARDYAHYLQGGRGCVQIATPDAALDNLVNHWLPRQVFYHGDVNRLTTDPQTRNYLQDHMGMAYLQPATARAALLHALSQQEPSGAMPDGILLVEGAELKYINQVPHTDHCVWLPIFLSAYLAETGDASVLEAMVRTQDGQVLSVAERLDAAMQWLLDARDARGLSFIAQGDWNDPMNMVGWRGKGVSGWLTVATAYALRLWSDICAAHGRAAQAETFGQAVGTVNADANRELWDGNWYARGITDDGVRFGIADDVEGRIYLNPQSFALLAGTADAAQRDALLDAVREQLHTPYGPVMLAPAYTHMRDDVGRLTQKWPGAAENGAVYNHAVAFYLYSLYQIGEADRAWEVLRAMLPGPTREDVLQRGHLPVSLPNYYRGAWHQYPRTAGRSSQLFNTGTVAWVYRCVLEGLFGLVGEGDALAIRPQLPSHWADAQVTRQFRGAQFEVALTRESGRTQVEVEVDGAPCPDQRVHGIVAGRTYQVRVRLPG